Proteins found in one Subtercola endophyticus genomic segment:
- a CDS encoding Wadjet anti-phage system protein JetD domain-containing protein, whose product MITLREAREKVRKRVARDLSEWATTSGADAEVSLPLHPPTERAALADIDRAVAWRAAWLGVEGVDWIQRRWASIGTQEVPERLTLRGADAIAEFTGMTREWKVLRQRAVRLQAELPAGAPLNAAIRTFGAQLLALPDDDFDRLVGVLQWLAEHPSAGWRPRQLPIRGVDSKWVGSHRGMITGLHAAVTGRSSLDLLEPPPLIRVRFLDPHLRPGGLDYAAISLSELVDLSICPSQVLVLENLETLLSLPEMTDTVALHGAGFGAHERVGVVPWVRSSSVRYWGDLDSHGFAILNELRHALPEATSILMDERTLLDHRDLWVPEPKPALGSYPLLTEPEQQTLATLRSTGSPRLEQERIDWAYALARL is encoded by the coding sequence ATGATCACGCTTCGCGAGGCCCGGGAGAAAGTGCGTAAGCGGGTCGCACGCGACCTGTCAGAGTGGGCAACGACGAGTGGTGCCGACGCCGAGGTGTCATTGCCGTTACATCCGCCGACGGAACGTGCTGCTCTCGCAGACATCGACCGGGCAGTTGCCTGGCGCGCCGCGTGGCTCGGAGTCGAGGGCGTCGACTGGATCCAGCGGCGCTGGGCGAGCATCGGCACGCAAGAGGTTCCGGAGCGGCTCACCCTTAGAGGAGCCGACGCGATCGCAGAGTTCACCGGTATGACTCGAGAGTGGAAGGTTCTGCGGCAGCGTGCGGTGCGTCTTCAGGCTGAGCTCCCTGCTGGGGCTCCTCTCAATGCGGCGATTCGTACGTTCGGCGCGCAACTTTTGGCTCTCCCCGACGACGACTTCGACAGACTCGTCGGGGTGCTCCAGTGGCTTGCCGAGCATCCGAGTGCCGGATGGCGCCCCAGACAACTACCGATTCGCGGCGTGGATTCGAAGTGGGTCGGCAGCCATCGCGGCATGATCACCGGTCTGCACGCAGCCGTCACGGGCCGAAGCAGTCTCGACCTGCTCGAGCCGCCGCCGCTCATCCGTGTTCGATTCCTCGACCCCCATCTTCGACCGGGTGGTCTCGACTATGCCGCAATTTCCCTTTCAGAGCTTGTCGATCTTTCGATTTGTCCATCACAGGTGCTCGTTCTAGAGAATCTCGAGACCCTGCTGTCCCTTCCGGAGATGACCGACACAGTCGCGCTGCACGGCGCCGGGTTCGGCGCCCACGAACGCGTCGGCGTCGTACCCTGGGTGCGTTCGAGCTCCGTTCGTTACTGGGGCGACCTCGACAGCCACGGCTTCGCCATTCTGAACGAGCTTCGTCACGCGCTGCCCGAAGCCACGAGCATCCTCATGGATGAGAGAACTTTGCTCGACCATCGAGACCTCTGGGTGCCAGAGCCGAAACCTGCGCTGGGCTCCTATCCCCTGCTCACCGAGCCAGAGCAGCAGACCTTGGCGACCCTGCGCTCGACGGGCTCGCCTCGACTGGAGCAGGAGCGCATCGACTGGGCTTACGCGCTCGCTCGACTCTGA
- a CDS encoding type II toxin-antitoxin system VapC family toxin, with the protein MSAVGRPALVRNVYPFDEPTSPLPRDVVLDTSFLVRAFVDSEPLHAICKTYLEALVAADVNVFFNSITDIELAEVAFRIAIRERHGNRRGARNDGRITGRAGRLTQELMESWELTLSTLNHARIEVGEVSGDYLALMTKHGLSSMDAVHAATALYVKADGLVTTDAGFGNIPAAHLRLFVDSSRVASCRRRRGGVA; encoded by the coding sequence GTGTCGGCCGTCGGCCGCCCTGCGCTTGTTCGAAACGTCTACCCTTTCGACGAACCAACCTCGCCGTTACCTCGTGACGTGGTGCTAGACACGTCGTTCTTGGTCCGCGCGTTTGTCGACTCCGAACCGCTTCACGCTATATGCAAAACCTATCTCGAGGCTCTAGTCGCAGCGGATGTGAACGTCTTCTTCAACTCGATTACTGACATCGAGTTGGCCGAGGTCGCCTTCCGCATAGCGATTCGAGAGCGACACGGGAACAGGCGTGGTGCGCGGAACGATGGTCGCATTACTGGGCGCGCAGGGCGACTGACTCAGGAGCTCATGGAATCGTGGGAGTTGACGCTTTCGACTCTCAACCACGCGAGAATCGAAGTCGGCGAAGTCTCTGGTGACTACCTGGCCCTGATGACAAAACATGGGCTCTCATCAATGGATGCTGTCCATGCGGCGACCGCACTCTACGTCAAGGCGGATGGTTTGGTGACGACAGACGCTGGCTTCGGAAACATACCGGCGGCACACCTCAGACTGTTCGTGGATTCGTCGCGAGTAGCAAGCTGTCGCCGCCGGCGCGGGGGAGTCGCGTGA
- a CDS encoding aldo/keto reductase — protein MEYTHLGRTGLSVSRLCLGTMNFGPQTSEPDSHSIMDSAHENGINFFDTANVYGQDKGRGATEEIVGRFFAKGDGRREKTVLATKVYGNMTDYPNDGKLSALNIRRALDASLKRLQTDYVDLYQFHHVDRDTPWDEIWQAIDVAIQQGKILYAGSSNFAGWHIATAQEAARKRNSVGLVSEQSLYNLLTRDLELEVIPAAQANGLGIIPWSPLQGGLLGGVLKKNSEGKRRLESRSAESLASHRPQIEAYEAFADELGHEPGDIALAWLLHQPAVTAPIVGPRTQGQLDSALRAVDLKLDAAALARLDEIFPGKKPAPEQYAW, from the coding sequence ATGGAATACACCCACCTCGGCCGCACTGGCCTCAGCGTTTCACGTCTGTGCCTCGGCACCATGAACTTCGGACCGCAGACAAGCGAGCCCGATTCTCACTCGATCATGGATTCGGCGCACGAGAACGGCATCAACTTCTTCGACACCGCAAACGTCTATGGCCAAGACAAGGGCCGCGGCGCCACGGAGGAGATCGTCGGCCGCTTCTTCGCGAAGGGCGACGGTCGCCGCGAGAAGACGGTGCTCGCGACGAAGGTCTACGGCAACATGACCGACTACCCGAACGACGGCAAGCTGTCAGCGTTGAACATCCGCAGGGCTCTGGATGCGAGCCTCAAGCGCCTGCAGACCGATTACGTCGACCTGTACCAGTTTCACCACGTCGATCGAGACACCCCATGGGATGAGATCTGGCAGGCAATCGACGTCGCGATTCAGCAGGGCAAGATTCTTTATGCGGGCAGCAGCAACTTCGCCGGCTGGCACATCGCAACGGCTCAGGAAGCGGCGCGCAAGCGCAACTCGGTAGGGCTGGTCAGCGAACAGTCGCTGTACAACCTGCTGACGCGCGACCTCGAGCTCGAGGTGATTCCGGCCGCACAGGCGAACGGTCTGGGCATCATCCCGTGGTCTCCGTTGCAGGGTGGCCTGCTCGGAGGTGTACTCAAGAAGAATAGCGAGGGCAAGCGCCGCCTCGAGTCACGTTCTGCAGAGAGTCTGGCGAGTCATCGCCCACAGATCGAGGCGTACGAGGCGTTCGCCGATGAGCTCGGTCACGAACCGGGAGACATTGCGCTCGCGTGGCTGCTTCACCAGCCTGCGGTTACCGCGCCGATCGTCGGGCCACGAACCCAGGGGCAACTCGACTCTGCGCTGCGTGCGGTCGACCTGAAACTGGATGCTGCGGCCCTCGCCAGACTCGACGAGATCTTTCCCGGCAAGAAGCCGGCCCCCGAGCAGTACGCCTGGTAG
- a CDS encoding GNAT family N-acetyltransferase, protein MGSTDDYSFRTFPAAVADPATNTWIQAERRGFHDARATDEQLERTAGHLVTDRRQLTGAYRGDELVATFAAFESTLNVGPKTLLPVSLVSNVTVRPTHRRNGILRRMMTDHLREAAAAGMAIAALTVSEATIYRRFGFGVATWVSHVTLTTDTRFRMLGEPRGRCELIEAADLATLGPQVFAAFHAAHPGSVDRHAATWKRVAGAATEKDDANPGVYAAAHYDEAGQVDGYVSYLFKGWGTAPNTLEVIDLVAADDNAYLGLWEFLASVDLVERIEWEAAPADDPLRWAIADWRSLALTGLEDWLWIRVLDVVAAFEARAYIGSGSMVLRVTDALGYANGTYRLAVADGQATVTRDDSAAPDVSVEAPTLGSLYLGGVDAVTLAAAGQLVEHTPNAAVRVRALLAPVASVYGSTHF, encoded by the coding sequence ATGGGCAGCACCGACGATTACAGCTTCCGAACCTTCCCCGCTGCGGTGGCCGACCCGGCGACGAATACCTGGATCCAGGCCGAGCGCCGCGGTTTTCACGACGCCCGAGCCACCGACGAGCAGCTCGAGCGCACGGCCGGCCATCTCGTCACAGATCGACGCCAGCTCACCGGCGCTTACCGCGGCGACGAGTTGGTGGCGACGTTCGCCGCCTTCGAGAGCACCCTGAACGTCGGGCCGAAGACGCTTCTGCCGGTCAGCCTCGTCTCTAACGTCACCGTGCGGCCTACTCACCGCCGCAACGGCATTCTGCGCCGCATGATGACCGACCATTTGCGCGAGGCTGCCGCCGCGGGCATGGCAATTGCTGCCCTCACGGTCTCGGAGGCCACGATTTACCGGCGGTTCGGCTTCGGCGTTGCGACCTGGGTCAGCCACGTCACGCTCACGACTGACACGCGGTTCCGGATGCTCGGCGAACCCCGCGGGCGGTGCGAGTTGATCGAGGCCGCCGACCTCGCCACCCTGGGCCCGCAGGTGTTCGCGGCGTTCCACGCGGCGCATCCCGGATCGGTCGATCGGCACGCAGCGACCTGGAAACGTGTCGCGGGCGCGGCAACCGAGAAAGACGACGCGAACCCGGGCGTCTATGCGGCCGCGCACTACGACGAGGCCGGGCAGGTCGACGGGTATGTGTCGTACCTGTTCAAGGGGTGGGGCACAGCGCCGAACACACTCGAGGTGATCGATCTGGTGGCGGCAGACGACAACGCGTATCTGGGCCTGTGGGAGTTTCTCGCATCCGTCGACCTGGTCGAACGCATCGAGTGGGAGGCCGCGCCGGCCGACGATCCGCTGCGCTGGGCGATTGCCGACTGGCGTTCGCTCGCGCTGACGGGTCTCGAGGATTGGCTGTGGATTCGCGTACTCGATGTCGTGGCGGCATTCGAGGCGCGGGCCTACATAGGTTCAGGGTCGATGGTTCTGCGGGTCACGGATGCTCTGGGTTACGCCAATGGCACGTACCGGCTCGCCGTGGCGGATGGTCAGGCGACGGTGACTCGCGACGATTCGGCCGCACCCGACGTCTCTGTCGAGGCGCCGACGCTCGGCTCGCTCTACCTGGGCGGTGTCGACGCGGTGACGCTTGCCGCGGCAGGGCAGCTCGTGGAACACACTCCGAACGCTGCCGTTCGCGTTCGCGCTCTGCTGGCGCCGGTCGCGTCGGTCTACGGCTCCACTCACTTCTGA
- a CDS encoding nucleotidyl transferase AbiEii/AbiGii toxin family protein, translating into MSDDLGLQWDLTQAALAALRDHAFALAGSGAIREHGIVDRPTQDVDLFTNDPDPESFDEAVDGLVDTLGRSGLIVEQVRRAPRFAQLRIITNDHRSVDMDLAVDWREREPVTLAVGPVLSLEDAVGNKVGALYSRAEARDYLDVDAIRASGRFTNAELISMAAERDSGFDLLMFAGQLEQANRIRPDRVERYGVSADQLDAIRERFAGWARELRTTAAGA; encoded by the coding sequence GTGAGCGACGACCTAGGGCTGCAGTGGGATCTCACTCAGGCTGCTCTAGCTGCTCTTCGGGATCATGCTTTCGCTTTGGCTGGTTCTGGTGCGATCCGCGAGCACGGTATCGTCGACCGGCCCACCCAAGACGTCGATCTGTTTACAAACGACCCTGATCCCGAGTCATTCGACGAGGCCGTCGATGGGCTCGTTGACACCCTCGGGCGTTCGGGTCTGATCGTTGAGCAAGTGCGGCGAGCTCCTCGGTTCGCTCAGTTGCGCATCATCACCAATGATCACCGATCCGTCGACATGGATCTGGCGGTCGACTGGCGCGAGCGAGAGCCCGTCACATTGGCGGTTGGGCCCGTTTTGAGCCTCGAAGATGCGGTCGGCAACAAAGTCGGGGCTCTGTATTCTCGGGCGGAGGCTCGCGACTATCTCGACGTCGATGCGATTCGTGCTTCAGGTAGGTTCACTAACGCTGAACTCATCTCGATGGCGGCCGAAAGGGACTCGGGATTCGACTTGCTCATGTTCGCGGGCCAGCTCGAACAAGCGAACCGGATACGCCCCGACCGTGTCGAGAGGTATGGCGTCAGCGCGGACCAACTTGACGCGATACGTGAACGCTTTGCGGGCTGGGCAAGAGAGCTGCGAACGACTGCGGCCGGCGCATAG
- a CDS encoding transcriptional regulator, translating to MVEKAHTAASERVFYRDIKPYDAPTELAELHGPSAGRVVLPLNVYWGPAHNFDLDNESDVVEAYQATLREGRVEDQAMILNPDLLVSIWPELLLPVRVRMLWEDRFPALAAA from the coding sequence ATGGTCGAGAAGGCGCATACGGCGGCGAGTGAGCGCGTGTTCTACCGTGACATAAAGCCCTACGATGCACCCACCGAACTCGCCGAGCTGCACGGGCCGTCGGCTGGTCGAGTGGTGCTTCCGCTCAACGTTTATTGGGGGCCCGCGCACAACTTCGATCTTGACAACGAGTCGGACGTCGTGGAGGCCTACCAAGCGACTCTTCGCGAGGGGCGGGTTGAAGATCAGGCAATGATTCTCAACCCCGACCTGCTGGTTTCGATTTGGCCCGAACTGTTGCTGCCAGTTCGGGTACGGATGCTCTGGGAGGACCGATTCCCGGCGCTGGCAGCGGCGTGA
- a CDS encoding ABC transporter permease, with translation MEEGALMSSKSIEGRRSTSPLQQLTLTSSRELFRNVKTIIAMLFMFFFFLLIIGGINVAINDSRVAPNVSVTGTAQQAQDLVAKLNAQGIEAVSGAPEGSTTAQVTLFGDSASVILSTPHPPAWIPIVKAVHSVTGIPTSKITVADSDGSPEVDLLRVNLSTVLIAGLMAIAFMGTSVPLVALRQRGTLRLLGTTPVSRLTFIVSQTPVRFALGVGEGVIILGIAISQGYIESVNALQLAVTFVLGLAMLFAFAYLLGSRAKNTDLITQITGFLPVVVLLTSGTVLPPGIYPPFVSTAINFIPSTWFMQAMSSELAGTEPFTSIYLLWALMAAVGVAVALLAARVFKWDQGDL, from the coding sequence GTGGAAGAAGGCGCGCTCATGAGCTCCAAATCGATTGAAGGCCGCCGCTCGACTTCGCCCCTTCAGCAGCTCACACTCACAAGCTCGCGTGAACTGTTCAGAAACGTCAAGACCATCATCGCGATGCTCTTCATGTTCTTCTTCTTTCTACTCATCATTGGCGGCATCAACGTCGCAATCAATGACAGTCGCGTCGCACCGAACGTCAGCGTGACCGGCACAGCGCAACAAGCCCAGGATCTCGTCGCCAAGCTGAATGCTCAGGGCATCGAGGCGGTCTCTGGTGCACCAGAAGGCTCGACGACCGCGCAAGTCACGCTGTTCGGTGATTCTGCGAGCGTCATCTTGTCCACTCCGCACCCACCCGCGTGGATACCCATCGTGAAGGCAGTGCACTCGGTCACCGGCATCCCTACCTCGAAAATCACCGTTGCCGACTCTGATGGCTCACCCGAGGTGGATCTGCTCCGTGTGAACCTGTCGACAGTGCTGATCGCCGGCCTCATGGCAATTGCTTTCATGGGTACCTCAGTGCCCCTTGTCGCGTTACGTCAGCGAGGAACCCTGCGCCTTCTCGGTACGACACCAGTTAGTCGCCTGACATTCATCGTTTCGCAGACCCCCGTGCGATTCGCACTGGGGGTCGGAGAAGGGGTGATCATTCTCGGCATCGCAATCAGTCAGGGGTACATCGAGTCCGTGAACGCGCTTCAGCTGGCGGTGACGTTCGTTCTCGGGCTGGCAATGCTTTTCGCGTTCGCCTATCTCTTAGGTTCTCGCGCGAAGAACACAGACTTGATCACCCAGATCACCGGGTTCTTACCCGTCGTTGTACTTCTGACTTCAGGGACCGTGCTTCCGCCCGGTATTTACCCGCCATTCGTTTCAACGGCGATCAATTTCATCCCGAGCACCTGGTTCATGCAGGCCATGAGCAGCGAACTCGCGGGTACTGAGCCGTTCACAAGCATCTATCTTCTGTGGGCCCTGATGGCCGCAGTCGGTGTCGCCGTCGCGTTGCTCGCTGCGCGAGTCTTCAAATGGGATCAAGGAGACCTGTGA
- a CDS encoding ABC transporter ATP-binding protein translates to MQSEVVIAVEGLVKRYGEFEALRGIEFEVGRGEVFGFVGPNGAGKTTTIECIVGLRSPTEGTVRVLGLDPAASRPQTTAHVAVQTQSASLFDTLSVIETLRLFGSFHKNPLDPDHVVHQVGLQDERDHRSKNLSGGQARRLLLGVALVGDPEIVVLDEPSAGLDPAARQNLWMLIAALRKRGVTVLLSTHDMEEATSLCDRVAILVAGRVAALGSPAELVRQRSAESTVSFTVPTNTNLDSLAALAEPGGIVTSVIRGAVRVTIATSDPDRVLRRVTFEPSVKASEFDIRNGTLEDIFIELAQEQQSERGKRPTASASKWKKARS, encoded by the coding sequence ATGCAGTCTGAGGTTGTCATTGCCGTCGAAGGTCTCGTCAAACGGTATGGCGAATTTGAGGCACTTCGCGGTATCGAATTCGAGGTAGGCCGCGGAGAGGTTTTCGGTTTTGTCGGCCCGAATGGCGCGGGCAAGACGACGACAATCGAGTGCATCGTCGGCCTTCGAAGCCCGACCGAAGGAACTGTCAGAGTGCTCGGTCTCGATCCCGCCGCCAGCCGACCGCAGACGACTGCCCACGTGGCTGTGCAGACTCAATCAGCTAGCCTCTTCGACACCTTGAGCGTCATCGAGACGCTGAGGCTCTTCGGGTCGTTTCACAAGAACCCGCTCGATCCCGACCACGTTGTTCATCAAGTCGGGCTCCAAGATGAGCGCGATCATCGATCCAAGAACCTCTCTGGTGGCCAAGCAAGACGGTTGCTTCTGGGCGTCGCTCTTGTCGGTGACCCGGAGATCGTTGTGTTGGATGAACCCTCCGCCGGGCTGGATCCCGCGGCACGGCAAAACCTCTGGATGCTCATTGCAGCCCTTCGTAAACGCGGCGTCACCGTGCTGCTGTCAACACACGACATGGAGGAGGCGACGTCGCTGTGTGACCGGGTCGCGATTCTCGTTGCCGGCCGGGTCGCCGCCCTCGGTTCGCCTGCCGAACTCGTTCGTCAGCGCAGCGCCGAAAGTACCGTCTCCTTCACTGTTCCGACCAACACCAACCTCGATTCTCTGGCCGCACTCGCTGAGCCGGGCGGCATAGTGACGTCGGTCATTCGCGGGGCCGTTCGTGTGACGATTGCTACCTCCGACCCCGACAGAGTTCTGCGGCGAGTGACATTCGAGCCGTCGGTCAAAGCAAGCGAGTTCGATATTCGTAACGGGACACTCGAAGACATCTTCATCGAGTTGGCTCAGGAACAGCAGTCTGAACGCGGGAAAAGGCCGACAGCATCTGCGTCGAAGTGGAAGAAGGCGCGCTCATGA
- a CDS encoding antitoxin VbhA family protein, which translates to MVNLIDRGGAVTTTTSISAAERRWRDRVVSQAAHSSAMEGLASSPEYRADSAAYVDGTIDIDELGRRTLGRYGIV; encoded by the coding sequence ATGGTAAACCTGATCGATCGAGGAGGCGCCGTGACTACTACGACGAGCATTTCAGCTGCCGAGCGGCGTTGGCGCGACAGAGTAGTGAGCCAAGCTGCCCATAGTTCAGCTATGGAGGGCCTCGCCTCGTCTCCCGAGTATCGCGCAGATTCCGCAGCCTACGTTGATGGCACGATCGATATCGATGAGCTGGGCCGCCGCACTCTCGGCCGCTACGGAATTGTCTGA
- a CDS encoding DUF2075 domain-containing protein, with translation MTPFDITSFGLTSEEISAWAPLDRRYKNWPVVYVLDNANAVRGRPSIRNQSVSDVYVGESLNAAARMRQHLDSDAKKHLTTVRVIIDETFNKSVCLDLESYLIRMLAGDGVYQVLNRNDGITESEYYERERYRESFEKVFEQLKNDGVFIRSIPEIENSDLFKLSPFKALTQDQAVAVEGILEGLFADLESTATSTSVIQGEPGTGKTVIAIYMLKLLVDIQAAPPAEEFDSDSLFAEFFVGGYPELLAGLSFGLVVPQQSLRESIKKVFRKTPGLHPDMVMTAFEVGASEKVFDLLLVDEAHRLNQRANQPSGVQNRKFREITETLFGSDDTSKTQLDWIRARSRHQIFLVDASQSVRPADVPAELLGELVGAARAGGRLYPLLSQMRVAAGDDYVGYVRRVLGSGAGSGSLGSGFELAEPVHPQVFEGYDFRMFDSVEAMRAEIRARDAEVGLSRLLAGYAWEWKTKADKTAFDIEIDGLQLRWNSTQTDWIASPGSLEEVGSIHTVQGYDLNYAGVIIGRDLRYDPVAGRLFVDRDSYFDKKGKENNRQLGVVYSDDDLLRFVRNVYAVLLTRGIRGTYVFVQDAGLREYLGQFIPTFPA, from the coding sequence ATGACGCCCTTTGACATCACGTCGTTCGGCCTGACGAGTGAAGAGATCAGCGCCTGGGCGCCGCTTGACCGTCGTTACAAGAACTGGCCCGTGGTCTATGTGCTCGACAATGCGAATGCGGTTCGAGGGCGGCCGAGCATCCGGAATCAAAGCGTCAGCGACGTGTATGTCGGCGAATCGCTGAACGCGGCTGCACGGATGCGGCAGCACCTCGACTCTGATGCGAAGAAGCACCTCACGACGGTGAGGGTGATCATCGACGAGACCTTCAACAAGTCGGTGTGTCTTGATTTGGAGTCGTACCTGATCCGGATGCTCGCGGGCGACGGTGTGTACCAGGTGCTCAATCGGAACGATGGCATCACCGAATCGGAGTACTACGAGCGGGAGCGATACCGGGAGAGCTTCGAGAAGGTTTTTGAGCAGCTGAAGAACGATGGTGTGTTCATCCGGAGCATTCCTGAGATCGAGAACAGTGACCTGTTCAAGCTGTCGCCGTTCAAGGCTCTGACGCAGGATCAGGCGGTCGCGGTCGAGGGGATACTCGAGGGGCTGTTCGCTGATCTGGAGTCGACGGCGACGAGTACGTCGGTGATTCAGGGGGAGCCGGGCACGGGTAAGACGGTAATTGCGATCTACATGCTGAAGTTGCTGGTCGATATTCAGGCGGCTCCGCCGGCGGAGGAGTTCGACAGCGATTCGTTGTTCGCCGAGTTCTTCGTCGGGGGGTATCCGGAGCTGTTGGCGGGACTGTCGTTCGGGTTGGTGGTGCCGCAGCAGTCGTTGCGGGAGTCGATCAAGAAGGTGTTCCGAAAGACGCCGGGGTTGCATCCTGACATGGTGATGACGGCGTTCGAGGTCGGGGCGAGCGAGAAGGTCTTCGATCTGCTGCTCGTTGATGAGGCGCATCGGCTCAATCAGCGGGCGAATCAGCCGTCGGGGGTGCAGAACCGCAAGTTTCGCGAGATCACGGAGACGCTGTTCGGCAGTGATGACACGTCGAAGACGCAGCTCGACTGGATCAGGGCCCGGAGTCGGCATCAGATTTTTCTGGTGGATGCTTCGCAGAGCGTTCGGCCGGCGGATGTTCCGGCTGAGCTGTTGGGGGAGTTGGTGGGGGCGGCTCGGGCTGGTGGGCGGTTGTATCCGCTGCTGTCGCAGATGCGGGTTGCGGCGGGGGATGACTACGTGGGGTACGTGCGGCGGGTGCTCGGGAGTGGCGCCGGCAGTGGCAGCTTGGGTTCGGGGTTCGAGCTGGCTGAGCCTGTGCATCCACAGGTCTTCGAGGGCTACGACTTTCGGATGTTCGACAGCGTCGAAGCCATGCGTGCGGAGATCAGGGCGCGGGATGCCGAGGTCGGCCTTTCCCGTCTGCTCGCCGGTTATGCGTGGGAGTGGAAGACCAAGGCCGACAAGACCGCGTTCGACATCGAGATCGACGGGTTGCAGTTGCGGTGGAACAGCACGCAGACGGACTGGATCGCGTCGCCCGGGTCGCTCGAGGAGGTCGGGTCGATTCATACGGTGCAGGGGTACGACCTGAACTATGCCGGGGTGATCATAGGGCGGGATCTGCGGTACGACCCGGTCGCCGGGCGGCTGTTCGTTGACCGTGATTCGTACTTCGACAAGAAGGGCAAGGAGAACAACCGTCAGCTAGGGGTGGTTTACAGCGACGACGATCTGCTGCGGTTCGTTCGCAATGTGTATGCGGTGCTGCTCACGCGGGGGATTCGGGGAACTTACGTTTTCGTGCAGGATGCGGGGCTGCGGGAGTACCTCGGGCAGTTCATTCCAACCTTTCCCGCCTAA
- a CDS encoding nucleotide pyrophosphohydrolase, whose product MVEGSLQDELAAFVAEREWAQFHSPENLAKSIAIEAGELLECFQWSADADVDRVKAELADVLTYCMLLAQRIGADPEQIVHDKLAITREKYPVEKSRGRSAKYDAL is encoded by the coding sequence ATGGTCGAAGGGTCGCTTCAGGACGAGCTTGCCGCGTTTGTCGCAGAGCGGGAGTGGGCGCAGTTCCACAGCCCGGAAAACCTCGCGAAGAGCATTGCCATTGAGGCTGGGGAGTTGCTGGAGTGCTTCCAGTGGAGCGCCGACGCAGATGTCGACCGAGTAAAGGCAGAGCTGGCCGACGTTCTGACGTATTGCATGCTTCTTGCGCAGCGGATCGGGGCGGATCCGGAACAGATCGTGCACGACAAGCTGGCCATCACGCGCGAGAAGTATCCGGTTGAGAAGTCTCGAGGGCGAAGCGCGAAGTATGACGCCCTTTGA
- a CDS encoding very short patch repair endonuclease, producing MSWASSEGSRRSMLANRSRDTKPELAVRRALHAAGFRYRVDASPTRNLRSRADIVFTKQKIAVFIDGCFWHGCPIHATIPKRNADYWVPKLRRNVERDLETTRKLESLGWVVLRFWEHERVDDIVKLISNSWFGRAARAPDPAPSNPTATRTTRRAIADNCGLPCIDGQNLKNP from the coding sequence ATGTCCTGGGCATCTAGTGAGGGTTCGCGACGTTCGATGCTGGCGAACAGAAGTCGGGATACCAAACCCGAGCTCGCGGTGCGTCGAGCGCTGCATGCCGCAGGCTTTCGATATCGCGTCGACGCGAGCCCTACCCGCAACCTCCGAAGTCGCGCGGACATAGTCTTCACGAAGCAGAAGATCGCGGTGTTCATCGATGGGTGTTTTTGGCATGGCTGCCCGATCCACGCCACAATCCCAAAGCGAAACGCGGACTATTGGGTACCCAAGCTCCGAAGAAACGTAGAGCGTGATTTGGAGACGACGCGAAAGCTCGAATCACTCGGGTGGGTAGTACTTCGCTTCTGGGAGCACGAGCGGGTAGACGACATCGTCAAGTTGATTTCCAACTCTTGGTTTGGACGCGCAGCCCGCGCGCCAGACCCGGCACCATCCAATCCAACCGCGACGAGGACCACACGTCGTGCGATTGCAGACAACTGTGGTCTCCCTTGCATCGACGGGCAAAATCTTAAAAACCCTTAG